Proteins from a genomic interval of Clostridium scatologenes:
- a CDS encoding Rpn family recombination-promoting nuclease/putative transposase, with protein MKSKDFRLPAIVPLVLYNGEYKWTVEKKFKNIINKSKLFGNNIIDFEYILIDINKYEKEELMELKDLVSAVFLLDQKVDIEEFISRVKDIAIGFNNLTEEQKMMLRHWLRVTLSDELKGKLGEKIEDILIAKKEEVNRMTSNISKTIKETFKKTREEGMEKGIEKGIEKARQKDVEIVLKLLTKKFGNLDDVLKEKIEKLDSDKLSSIIENILDIESLQEVIKSI; from the coding sequence GTGAAAAGTAAAGATTTTAGATTACCAGCAATAGTACCATTGGTTTTATATAATGGAGAGTATAAGTGGACTGTAGAGAAAAAATTTAAAAACATTATAAATAAAAGCAAATTATTTGGAAATAACATAATTGATTTTGAATATATACTTATAGACATAAATAAATATGAAAAAGAAGAACTGATGGAACTAAAAGACTTAGTATCGGCAGTATTTCTATTGGATCAAAAGGTTGATATTGAAGAGTTTATAAGTAGAGTAAAAGATATAGCTATAGGTTTCAACAACTTAACAGAAGAACAAAAAATGATGTTAAGACATTGGTTAAGAGTAACTTTAAGTGATGAGCTGAAAGGTAAATTAGGAGAAAAAATAGAAGATATTTTGATAGCAAAAAAAGAGGAGGTTAATCGTATGACTTCTAATATTTCAAAAACGATAAAGGAAACTTTTAAAAAAACTAGAGAAGAAGGAATGGAAAAAGGAATAGAAAAAGGAATAGAAAAAGCTAGGCAAAAAGATGTGGAAATAGTTTTAAAGCTTCTTACCAAAAAGTTCGGAAATTTAGATGATGTACTTAAGGAAAAAATAGAAAAATTAGATAGTGATAAATTAAGTTCCATTATTGAAAATATTTTAGATATAGAAAGTTTACAAGAAGTTATTAAAAGCATATAA
- a CDS encoding restriction endonuclease subunit S, producing MAKKKQLTLEEKLEEAIVKYVPYEVPGNWVWVNLGETCDFSQGVQVSKEKQYEYEKDNSVRFIRIIDYTQNIDERRYIDIPNIQRKCFVKENDIIMVRYGASAGFVGRGIAGVIANNMFKITQKDENVLSKDYLYQFLKNPYIFDILNNSGGASAMPAINFKVVAAINVPVPPLKEQQRIVDRIESLFEKLDKAKELIEEAREEFDKRKSAILEKAFRGELTEKWRDKHKILENNLLNDIVDYYMHKLSKSDFIKIKELQDIAKKKSSEMKSKWIKCYIGAVSKVGNGSTPSRKIEEYWNGDIPWVSSGEVKNNRITFTKENITKEGFENSSVKLLNKGSVLIAMIGEGKTRGQSSILDIEATTNQNIAAIDLSHGRVLSEFMWYWLQFNYKKNRDSGNGTGPKALNCQKVRELEFVLPPLEEQKEIVKILDNLLEEESKIEEFTQLEDQIELIKKSILAKAFRGELGTNSEEDESALKLLKEILSKDI from the coding sequence ATGGCTAAGAAGAAGCAATTGACGTTGGAAGAAAAATTGGAAGAGGCTATTGTTAAGTATGTACCTTATGAGGTACCGGGGAATTGGGTGTGGGTAAATTTAGGGGAAACATGTGACTTTTCCCAAGGGGTACAGGTTTCAAAAGAAAAGCAATATGAATATGAGAAAGATAACAGTGTTAGATTTATAAGGATAATTGATTATACTCAAAATATTGATGAAAGAAGGTATATTGATATACCTAATATTCAAAGAAAGTGTTTTGTGAAAGAAAATGATATTATTATGGTCCGATATGGAGCAAGTGCAGGATTTGTAGGGAGAGGTATTGCTGGCGTAATTGCTAATAACATGTTTAAGATTACACAAAAAGATGAAAATGTTTTAAGCAAAGATTACCTATATCAATTCTTAAAAAATCCATACATATTCGATATATTAAATAATTCTGGTGGGGCATCTGCTATGCCAGCCATAAATTTTAAGGTAGTAGCAGCCATAAATGTTCCAGTTCCACCATTAAAAGAGCAACAAAGAATTGTTGATAGAATAGAAAGTCTTTTTGAAAAGTTAGATAAGGCTAAGGAATTAATAGAAGAGGCTAGAGAGGAATTTGATAAGAGGAAGAGTGCTATTTTGGAGAAGGCTTTTAGGGGGGAGTTGACTGAAAAATGGAGAGATAAACATAAAATACTGGAAAATAATCTTTTAAATGATATAGTGGATTATTATATGCATAAATTATCAAAGAGCGATTTCATAAAAATCAAAGAATTGCAGGATATAGCAAAAAAGAAAAGTAGTGAAATGAAAAGTAAATGGATAAAATGCTATATTGGAGCAGTGAGTAAAGTTGGGAATGGAAGTACACCTTCAAGAAAGATTGAAGAATACTGGAATGGTGATATTCCATGGGTAAGTTCAGGTGAAGTCAAAAATAATAGAATTACTTTTACTAAAGAAAATATAACAAAAGAAGGATTTGAAAATTCTTCGGTAAAATTATTAAATAAAGGTTCAGTTTTAATTGCAATGATTGGCGAAGGAAAGACTAGAGGACAGAGCTCAATACTTGATATAGAAGCTACAACTAATCAAAATATTGCAGCAATTGATTTATCACATGGACGTGTATTGTCCGAATTTATGTGGTATTGGTTACAATTTAATTATAAAAAAAATAGAGATAGTGGAAATGGAACAGGACCAAAAGCTCTTAATTGTCAAAAAGTAAGGGAGTTAGAATTTGTTCTACCTCCATTAGAAGAACAAAAGGAAATAGTAAAAATTTTAGATAATCTTTTAGAAGAAGAATCTAAAATAGAAGAATTTACTCAATTAGAAGATCAAATTGAATTAATAAAGAAATCAATTTTAGCAAAGGCTTTTAGAGGAGAGCTTGGAACAAACTCAGAAGAGGATGAAAGTGCTTTGAAGTTGTTGAAGGAAATATTGAGCAAAGATATATAG
- a CDS encoding N-6 DNA methylase has translation MNTQEIVSKLWNLCNVLRDDGITYHQYVTELTYILFLKMAKETGAEEKIPEGYRWDDLKSKSGIYLKKFYKELLNYLGEKGTGTVQQIYQGSATNIDEPKNLEKIITTIDGLDWYSAKEEGLGNLYEGLLEKNASEKKSGAGQYFTPRVLIDVMVKLIDPKPGEKCNDPAAGTFGFMIGADHYLKQKYDNYFDLDTDLQEFQRTKAFSGCELVHETHRLALMNAMLHDIEGNIILGDTLTNEGKKMKDLDVVLSNPPFGTKKGGERATRDDLTFMTSNKQLNFLQHIYRSLKPDGKARAAVVLPDNVLFQEGDGTKIRENLMDKCNLHTILRLPTGIFYAQGVKTNVLFFTRGTTDKDNTKEVWFYDLRTNMQNFGKTNPLKESHFDDFVKAYTAKNREEVKDERWNKFTREEIKEKNNNLDLGLIKDDSILDYEDLPDPIESAEEAVAKLEEATDLLMSVIKELRSLEK, from the coding sequence ATGAATACACAAGAGATAGTAAGTAAACTTTGGAACCTTTGCAATGTACTAAGAGATGATGGAATAACTTATCATCAATATGTAACAGAATTAACTTATATACTTTTCTTAAAGATGGCAAAAGAAACAGGAGCTGAAGAAAAAATTCCTGAAGGGTATAGATGGGATGATTTAAAATCTAAGAGCGGAATATATCTTAAGAAATTTTATAAAGAATTATTAAATTATTTAGGAGAAAAAGGTACAGGTACAGTACAGCAAATATACCAGGGTTCTGCTACTAATATAGATGAACCAAAGAACTTAGAGAAAATAATTACAACTATAGATGGGTTAGACTGGTATTCTGCTAAAGAAGAAGGTCTTGGTAATCTTTATGAAGGGCTGCTTGAAAAAAATGCATCAGAAAAGAAATCAGGTGCAGGACAATATTTTACACCAAGAGTATTAATAGATGTAATGGTTAAATTAATAGATCCAAAACCAGGTGAAAAATGTAATGACCCAGCAGCAGGAACTTTTGGATTTATGATTGGAGCAGATCACTACTTAAAACAAAAATATGATAATTATTTTGATTTAGATACAGACCTACAAGAATTCCAAAGAACTAAAGCATTTTCAGGCTGTGAATTGGTTCATGAAACTCATAGATTGGCTCTTATGAATGCTATGCTTCATGATATAGAAGGAAATATAATCCTTGGAGATACATTAACTAATGAAGGTAAGAAAATGAAAGACTTAGATGTAGTGCTTTCTAACCCTCCCTTTGGAACTAAAAAAGGCGGTGAAAGAGCTACAAGAGATGACTTGACTTTCATGACCTCAAATAAGCAATTAAACTTCTTACAGCACATATACAGAAGCTTAAAACCAGATGGAAAAGCAAGAGCAGCAGTAGTATTGCCTGATAATGTTTTATTCCAGGAAGGTGACGGAACAAAGATAAGAGAAAATTTAATGGATAAATGTAATCTTCACACAATATTAAGGCTTCCAACAGGTATTTTTTATGCTCAGGGAGTTAAAACTAATGTATTGTTCTTTACAAGAGGTACTACAGATAAGGATAATACAAAAGAAGTATGGTTTTATGATCTAAGGACAAACATGCAAAACTTTGGTAAGACAAATCCATTAAAGGAATCACATTTTGATGATTTTGTAAAAGCATATACAGCTAAAAATAGAGAAGAAGTTAAAGACGAAAGATGGAATAAGTTCACTAGAGAAGAAATCAAAGAAAAGAATAATAATTTAGATTTAGGACTTATAAAAGATGATTCGATCTTAGATTATGAAGACTTACCAGATCCAATAGAAAGTGCAGAGGAAGCAGTAGCAAAATTGGAAGAAGCAACTGACTTACTTATGAGCGTTATTAAAGAATTAAGAAGCTTAGAGAAGTAA
- the hsdR gene encoding type I restriction-modification system endonuclease has product MGNFTFLKEKWPILENLGRLAERNLYIDSNTTFIKCGMFGEIVVRYMFSMEDIDTNLIAHDNSHNNRIKLLKREDLIPEDIDNILHMLRIKRNDAAHNGFENVEKAKVQLELTFKLAVWFMQTYGEWSFEPKAFVMPDEKGNEYVDNVNEIAKEYEEKYKALEDELNALKEQEKDEEELEKRREQGKKASRRIELSEAETRRIIDDQLKSAGWEADTNNIRYSKGTRPQKGRNLAIAEWPTYSEEKGNGKVDYALFIGEKLVGFVEAKKYSKDVAGTMIETKNYAVGVKEEHEDYVISKWNDYKVPFLFAANGRKYIKEIEDKSGVHFLDCRNARNNDKVLQGWYSPEKLEAMLEENIEEANKSLDELSFEFLKSENSICLRDYQVESIKAVEKVITEGKKKSALVTMATGTGKTRTVLGLIYRLIKTNRYKRILFLVDRTSLGNQAFDTFKEVKVEDLKTLNQIYNINGLDEKLIDKETKIHIATVQAMVKRIMYNEDETNVPSVGDYDCIIVDEAHRGYTLDKEMTDSEVEWRDDRDFLSKYKKVIEYFDAFKVALTATPALHTTMIFGDPVYNYSYRAAVIDGYLVDHEPPHLIQTELTRDGVHYNKGDKVAKYNKFTGELTNGAELEDNVDFEIDQFNKKVIVEAHTRAALEEVAKYIDPENDKGKTLIFAASDAHADMIVRLLKDIYKETIGGVDDNSILKITGSIKDPELAIKKFKNENYPNVAVTVDLLSTGIDVPRIDKIVFLRRVKSRILYEQMLGRATRLCDGIQKTHFEIFDCVRLYEALKDMTNMKPVAANGTASFKILKETLERAESIEEKEAVVNKVIAKLQRKKKLIDEKERLIFKSLCNDKTPEEFINELRGVDAERAAKEIISHNSLVEYLDEKYTNEQIIIVSGKKDKVISHTRGYGKGKKPEDYIDEFKKYIEENKNTIQALEVVCTRPQDLTKEALKQLKAILDDKGFNEEYLNTAWKDLNNEEIVADIIAFIRQQALGSPLESNEERVKRAVSKIKKEYYFTKPQENWLIRIEKVMLKEVVIDKETLNTGSFKAQSGGFDRLNEKMFNGNLEDIINKLKAYMFEDKEIS; this is encoded by the coding sequence ATGGGTAACTTTACATTCTTAAAAGAAAAATGGCCTATCTTAGAAAATCTAGGAAGATTAGCAGAAAGAAATCTTTACATAGATTCAAATACTACATTTATAAAATGTGGTATGTTTGGTGAAATTGTAGTTCGATATATGTTTTCAATGGAAGATATTGATACTAATTTAATAGCTCATGATAACAGTCATAATAATAGAATAAAGCTATTAAAAAGGGAGGACTTAATTCCAGAAGATATTGATAATATACTTCATATGCTTAGAATAAAAAGAAATGATGCTGCTCATAATGGATTTGAGAATGTTGAAAAAGCAAAGGTTCAATTGGAGTTAACCTTCAAATTAGCTGTTTGGTTTATGCAGACTTATGGAGAGTGGAGTTTTGAACCTAAAGCATTTGTTATGCCTGATGAAAAGGGAAATGAGTATGTAGATAATGTTAATGAGATAGCCAAAGAATATGAAGAAAAGTATAAAGCTTTAGAAGATGAACTTAATGCTTTAAAGGAGCAGGAAAAAGACGAGGAAGAGTTAGAAAAGCGCAGAGAACAAGGTAAAAAAGCTAGTAGAAGAATTGAACTTAGTGAAGCTGAAACAAGAAGAATTATTGATGATCAATTAAAATCGGCAGGATGGGAAGCTGATACCAATAATATAAGATATTCAAAGGGGACAAGACCTCAAAAAGGTAGAAATTTAGCTATAGCTGAATGGCCTACTTATTCAGAGGAAAAAGGTAATGGTAAAGTTGATTATGCATTATTTATTGGAGAAAAATTAGTTGGATTTGTAGAAGCTAAAAAATATTCTAAAGATGTAGCTGGAACTATGATTGAAACTAAAAATTATGCTGTAGGAGTAAAGGAAGAACATGAGGATTATGTTATTTCTAAATGGAATGATTATAAAGTCCCATTTTTATTTGCAGCTAATGGTAGAAAATATATAAAAGAAATTGAAGATAAGAGTGGTGTTCATTTCTTAGATTGCAGAAATGCAAGAAACAATGACAAAGTTCTTCAAGGATGGTATTCTCCAGAAAAGCTTGAAGCTATGCTTGAGGAGAATATTGAAGAAGCTAATAAGAGCTTGGATGAATTAAGCTTTGAATTTTTGAAATCAGAAAATAGCATATGTCTTAGAGATTATCAAGTAGAATCAATAAAGGCTGTAGAGAAGGTTATTACAGAAGGAAAGAAAAAATCAGCTTTAGTAACTATGGCTACAGGTACAGGAAAGACAAGAACTGTATTGGGGCTTATATATAGGCTTATAAAGACTAATAGATATAAAAGAATTCTATTTTTAGTTGATAGAACATCACTGGGGAATCAAGCTTTTGATACTTTTAAAGAAGTAAAAGTAGAAGATTTAAAGACTTTAAATCAAATTTACAATATTAATGGACTTGATGAAAAGCTTATTGATAAGGAGACTAAAATTCACATAGCAACGGTACAAGCTATGGTTAAAAGAATTATGTACAATGAGGATGAAACCAATGTTCCATCTGTTGGTGATTATGATTGTATAATAGTTGATGAAGCACACAGAGGATATACCTTAGACAAAGAAATGACTGATAGCGAAGTTGAATGGAGAGATGATAGAGATTTCTTAAGTAAATATAAAAAGGTAATAGAGTATTTTGATGCCTTTAAAGTTGCACTTACAGCTACACCAGCCCTTCATACAACAATGATATTTGGAGATCCTGTATATAACTATAGTTATAGAGCTGCAGTTATTGATGGATATCTTGTAGACCATGAACCACCTCACCTTATACAAACTGAACTTACTAGAGATGGAGTTCATTATAATAAAGGTGACAAAGTTGCTAAATATAATAAATTTACTGGTGAGCTTACTAATGGAGCAGAACTGGAAGATAATGTGGATTTTGAAATAGATCAGTTTAATAAAAAAGTAATTGTAGAAGCTCATACAAGGGCAGCTCTTGAAGAAGTTGCAAAGTACATAGATCCTGAAAATGATAAAGGAAAAACCTTAATTTTTGCAGCTAGTGATGCTCATGCTGATATGATTGTTAGATTATTAAAAGATATCTATAAGGAAACTATAGGTGGAGTCGATGATAATTCGATTTTAAAGATAACAGGCAGCATAAAAGATCCAGAGCTTGCTATTAAGAAATTCAAAAATGAAAATTATCCTAATGTAGCAGTTACAGTGGATTTATTATCTACAGGAATTGATGTTCCAAGAATTGATAAGATAGTATTTTTAAGAAGAGTAAAGTCAAGAATACTTTATGAGCAAATGTTAGGTAGAGCTACAAGATTATGTGATGGTATACAAAAAACACACTTCGAAATATTTGATTGTGTAAGGCTTTATGAAGCTCTTAAGGATATGACAAATATGAAGCCAGTTGCTGCAAATGGAACCGCAAGCTTTAAAATATTAAAGGAAACTTTAGAAAGAGCAGAAAGCATTGAAGAAAAAGAAGCTGTAGTTAATAAGGTAATAGCAAAATTACAAAGAAAAAAGAAGCTGATAGATGAAAAGGAAAGATTGATTTTTAAAAGCCTTTGTAATGATAAAACACCAGAAGAATTTATCAATGAATTAAGAGGTGTTGATGCTGAAAGGGCTGCAAAAGAAATAATTAGCCATAATTCTTTGGTGGAATACTTAGATGAAAAATATACTAATGAACAAATAATAATAGTTTCTGGTAAAAAAGATAAGGTAATATCACATACAAGAGGATATGGAAAAGGTAAAAAGCCAGAGGATTATATAGATGAGTTTAAAAAATATATTGAAGAAAATAAAAATACAATTCAAGCTTTAGAAGTAGTCTGCACAAGACCACAAGATTTAACCAAGGAAGCTTTAAAGCAGCTTAAAGCTATATTAGATGACAAAGGCTTTAATGAGGAATACTTAAATACTGCATGGAAAGACTTAAATAATGAAGAAATAGTAGCAGATATAATTGCTTTTATAAGGCAGCAGGCATTGGGAAGTCCTTTAGAATCCAATGAAGAAAGAGTAAAAAGAGCAGTTTCTAAAATAAAGAAAGAATATTATTTTACAAAACCTCAAGAAAATTGGCTAATTAGAATAGAAAAAGTGATGTTAAAGGAAGTAGTTATAGATAAAGAAACATTAAACACAGGAAGCTTTAAAGCTCAAAGTGGTGGGTTTGACAGATTGAATGAAAAGATGTTTAATGGTAACTTGGAAGATATAATAAATAAATTAAAAGCATATATGTTTGAAGATAAGGAGATTAGCTAA
- a CDS encoding IS3 family transposase, whose amino-acid sequence MQDVHYKSPEQAQKEIVKYIELYYTAKVMHSSLEYFSPSQFTAKQLINNPRRFLRRLI is encoded by the coding sequence ATTCAAGATGTACATTACAAGTCACCTGAACAAGCTCAAAAAGAAATCGTTAAATATATTGAATTATATTACACTGCTAAGGTAATGCATTCTTCATTGGAATATTTCTCTCCATCCCAATTCACAGCCAAACAACTTATTAACAATCCTCGTAGGTTCTTACGAAGGCTTATCTGA